The genomic DNA CGTATATCTTCGATAACAAAGGATATCCGGGTATACCACAGGTTAATATGCACCAGATAGGGATGGAGCCTTTCAGCGTAGGGTTCGTTAATCTGCTGCCTATACGTGTAATGCACTATAAATTGCCCGTACTTGGCTTCAGGATAAAGGATCTGGTTTACATAACAGATGCCAAAACAGTTTCCGAACCTGAGCGGGAAAAAATCAGAGGAGCTAAAATACTAGTGGTTAACGCCTTGCAGAAAGAAAGGCATATCTCGCACTTTACATTTGATGAAGCGGTGGCTTTCGCGAAAGAAATGGGTGCTGAGACCACTTACTTCACCCACATTAGCCACCGCCTTGGCCGTCATCAGGATGTGTCGCGGGAACTCCCGCCTCACATTAAATTAGCTTATGACGGTCTTAAGCTTGAGTTCTAATCTTCAATGCCGCGACCCGTTTTGTGCTGAAGCTCGTCTATCTTTTTAGATGCGTCTGCTTTACTTAACGTCTCGTCCATCTCTTCACCTGCCTGGTCGCTTAATGTTTTAAGGTAAGATTGTTGTGCGCCGGTCATTGGTTCATCCCCGGTAGTCCATTCATCCGGATCCTTAATAGCGTTTGTACCTTTTAAATGATCGTTGTTAGGTGCTGATGCGTTAGCTGCATCGGTCTGTTTATTATCGTTTGCTGTAGCCATAACTTATTATTTATAACATCAACAAGCAAAGAGCGTAAGCTGTTTTAAGAAATGCTAATTTTATTAGCTATTATTTGAGTTCCAGATAGCTCACATCATTGAGTATAGCCGCAAAGCCGTTGTGTAATCCGCGTTTATGCGCGTCTACCCGGCATTTGATGGTCATCAAATGGTTATTTACTGAAGCGTAATGCCCTTCCTCATTATCAAAAAAGCCAGTATGGGTGCCTTTTTGTACCAGCGGGCAATCAGGCGTAAAATTGATCCATAATTCCTGCTGTTCTGTAGCACTATCAGTATTGTCTGCCTGCAATGCCGATACATGTCTATCGCCAATAAAGCGGCCGAAGATCTGGATATATTGCCCGTCGTACGCTATTGGGTTACGAAGAAGGTCGGCAAATTTTACCTTCCTGAATTCAGCTTCTTCGTTACAATCGCTTGTATATACTTTAGTGGTATGCGAGCAGCTGGTGCAAAGCAATAATAATGCTGTGAGCAGGGATATAAATGAGCTGTTTTTGCGCTGATACATACATTTACAAGATATACATATATTGTTTTTAGATGCTATTTATTAAGCAATCTCAATCTATCGCGAATATATGCGCCGGCATTGGTGAGCTGCTCTTCTTTCCAGCCACCGTTAACGGGTGCGCCGGGTTCTAGTATAGCAGTTGTTTCATCCTTATCTGTTAAGTTCCAGTTTACCCAGCTTAGCTTATTGGCTTCCAGCCAGTCTGCCCAAACCTTAGTTTTACTTCTGCTGAACTGGCCGTTGCCGGTCGCTTCGCCAACACCCCATTCGGTAACTAATAAGGGCAGTTTCATTTTAAGCGCCTTGTTGGCCTTGTCGCGTAACGGCTGCTGGTGGTTCTTGTCTGAAGCGTAAAAATGGAAGGAATAAGCAATATTGTTAAAGCCAGTTACCGGGTCTGCTGCTGCAATATCCACATCCTGGTCCCAATGCGGGCTGCCGACAATAATGAGGTTCTTTTTGTCGTATTTTCTTATTTCAGGAATTATTTGCAAGGCATAATTCTTAACAGTATCCCAACCGATACGCTCTGGTTCGTTCCATATCTCATAGATCACATTTGGGATACCTGCATACTTCCTGGCCATTTCCGCAAAAAAGGCTTTAGATTGAGGAATATGCAAGTGACTATTATGATCGTGCCAGTCAATCAGCACGTATATGCCACGTTTAATTGCCTCATCAATTACTGCCACCATCATTTTCTTCTGGCGGTCGGGCTCCTGAAGGTAGCCATGTGCCGGTTGTACACCCATTGCTGCCCTCAGGATGGATATTTTAAAATCTTTTGCCAACCAGTTAACCACCTCGGGGTTGTAGTATTTTTCCCCTTGCCAAAGGCTCCACGACATGCTTACACCGCGTAGTTGTGGTGGCAGGCCATTCTTATTAACTATAATGCCGTTTTTAACGGAGAGCGCCCCATGTAAAGCCACTGGCGAACCCGCAGGCTGCGCCAAAGATGAAGCAAGCGTAATAAAGTAGCAGACTAAAAATAAAGCACGTTTTTTCATGGTCAGCCCAATTTAGCGTATCCGTAGTAAACTGCGTTGATATTGTATTAAATGTACAAGAGATTGGTAAAATGTGAACAGCGCGCCACCCTTCAAGGCGTTAAGCAACATTAACGTTATAGTACAATTATGTTAATGCAGTTTCGCTAATTTTGGAGCTACACTTATGTACATGAAAAGACTCAGCTTTTTATTCGCGTTTATCTGCCTTTACAGCATTGCATTTAGCCAGTCTATTGCCGTTGTAGACACCGTTCAAAAGATCATTCCGGGGCGTAAGAACAGTCCAGCTCAGCAAAAGAAACCTTACGTTATCCTGATCTCTGCCGATGGCTTCCGTTGGGATTATACAGACAAACACAATGCAGTAAACCTAAAACGTTTCCGTGCAGAAGGCGTGCAGGCAGCATCTATGATTCCGTCGTATCCCTCGGTAACATTTCCCAACCACTACGCCATGGTAAGCGGCTTATACCCATCTCATTCTGGCTTAGTGAACAATGTTTTTTACGACCGAGACCGTAACGATAGTTACAGCATGAGCAATAAGGTAAAGGTTGCTGATGGTAGCTGGTACGGCGGTACGCCGCTCTGGGTGCTGGCCGAGCAGCAAAAAATGTTGTCTGCAAGTTTTTACTGGGTAGCGTCAGAATCAGCCATAAAAAATACGCGCCCTACTTACTATTACACTTACAACGAGAAAATAGACATAAACAACCGTATACAGGCTGTGGTGAACTGGCTCAAACTCCCGCCTGCAGAACGCCCGCATTTTATAACTTTTTACTTCCCGCAGGTAGATCATGCCGCACACCTGAAGGGTCCAGATGATCCCGAAACAGCGCACGAGGTGCATTTTGTAGATTCAGCAGTGAACGAGTTATACAAGGCGGTAAAAACAACAGGGCTGGATGTGAACTTTGTTTTTGTTGCCGACCATGGCATGACCAAAGTGGACAATCAGAACCCCATAGGTATACCAGCCGCAATAGATACCGCAAAGTTTAAGGTATCCGGCGATGGTATTTTGGTAGAGCTTTATGCTAAAGATAAGACAGCCATAAAAAGTACTTTTGATGAACTTACCAAAGAAGCAAAGGACTATAAGGTTTACCTCAAGACCAACATGCCTGCAAAGTTTCACTATGGTGCAAAGGACGACTGGCACAACCGCATAGGCGATATTCTGCTGATACCTAACTGGCCAAAAGTGTTTAACCTTTATAATAAGAAAACTATTAACCCGGGTTGGCACGGCTACGACCCTACGGTTGTTAAAGATATGCATGCTACCTTTTACGCATGGGGCCCTGCATTTAAAAAGCACCTTAAGATACAACCCTTTGCCAATGTTGATGTTTACAACATGATAAGCCGTATACTTGGCCTTAAAATAACCGGGAAGGTTGATGGTACCGGTGCACTAGCAAACAAAATATTGATTAAAAAGAGATGAAGCTGAAATTTAGCATATTGTTGCTGCTGCTATTGCCGGCAACGCTTTACGCGCAAGACACAACGGTAGTAAAAAAGCAAGCTGCAGTTGTAGCTAAAGCTGTGCTTGATGGCAACTATGGCACCGTAATAGACTATATGTACCCTAAAGTTGTACAAATGAGCGGCGGCAAAGCCAAGTTGCTGCAAATGATGACCAAAGGTATGAGCCAGATGAAAGCGCAGGGCGTAAGCTTTAGCGATGCAAGCGTAGGGTCTCCCGGTAAATTCTACAAAGCAGGTACGGAGATACATTGCCTCGTGCCTGAGTACATCACCATGAAGGCAGGTGCAAGTACTATTCGCACTAAAAGCAACTTATTGGCTATCACTAAAATCACGGCAAAACCTGGACCTTTCTTGACCTCAACAAGAACACTATAGCTGCTATCCCTAAAATTTTTCCTCAATTTAATAACGACCTTAAAATACCTGAGCCTACACAGCCGTTTGTGCAGTAGAATATGAGGTTCTTTCTACAAATACTTCTGCTTTCATTCCTGCCGGCATGGGGTTTAGCACAGGACAATCC from Mucilaginibacter terrenus includes the following:
- a CDS encoding glycoside hydrolase family 5 protein, yielding MKKRALFLVCYFITLASSLAQPAGSPVALHGALSVKNGIIVNKNGLPPQLRGVSMSWSLWQGEKYYNPEVVNWLAKDFKISILRAAMGVQPAHGYLQEPDRQKKMMVAVIDEAIKRGIYVLIDWHDHNSHLHIPQSKAFFAEMARKYAGIPNVIYEIWNEPERIGWDTVKNYALQIIPEIRKYDKKNLIIVGSPHWDQDVDIAAADPVTGFNNIAYSFHFYASDKNHQQPLRDKANKALKMKLPLLVTEWGVGEATGNGQFSRSKTKVWADWLEANKLSWVNWNLTDKDETTAILEPGAPVNGGWKEEQLTNAGAYIRDRLRLLNK
- a CDS encoding DUF3072 domain-containing protein; protein product: MATANDNKQTDAANASAPNNDHLKGTNAIKDPDEWTTGDEPMTGAQQSYLKTLSDQAGEEMDETLSKADASKKIDELQHKTGRGIED
- a CDS encoding alkaline phosphatase family protein, with the protein product MKRLSFLFAFICLYSIAFSQSIAVVDTVQKIIPGRKNSPAQQKKPYVILISADGFRWDYTDKHNAVNLKRFRAEGVQAASMIPSYPSVTFPNHYAMVSGLYPSHSGLVNNVFYDRDRNDSYSMSNKVKVADGSWYGGTPLWVLAEQQKMLSASFYWVASESAIKNTRPTYYYTYNEKIDINNRIQAVVNWLKLPPAERPHFITFYFPQVDHAAHLKGPDDPETAHEVHFVDSAVNELYKAVKTTGLDVNFVFVADHGMTKVDNQNPIGIPAAIDTAKFKVSGDGILVELYAKDKTAIKSTFDELTKEAKDYKVYLKTNMPAKFHYGAKDDWHNRIGDILLIPNWPKVFNLYNKKTINPGWHGYDPTVVKDMHATFYAWGPAFKKHLKIQPFANVDVYNMISRILGLKITGKVDGTGALANKILIKKR
- a CDS encoding MBL fold metallo-hydrolase, encoding MIFTFLGTGTSQGVPVIACECEVCTSVNTHDKRLRTSVLIEAEDKTIAIDSGPDFRYQMLRAGVKHLDAIVFTHEHKDHVAGMDDIRAFNYKQNTAVDIYAEARVQEALTREFPYIFDNKGYPGIPQVNMHQIGMEPFSVGFVNLLPIRVMHYKLPVLGFRIKDLVYITDAKTVSEPEREKIRGAKILVVNALQKERHISHFTFDEAVAFAKEMGAETTYFTHISHRLGRHQDVSRELPPHIKLAYDGLKLEF